A window of Thermovenabulum gondwanense contains these coding sequences:
- the rplL gene encoding 50S ribosomal protein L7/L12 — MTKEEIIQAIENMTVIELAELVKALQDKFGVTAAAPVAVAAAPAAGAPAAEAAPEQTEFDVILANPGAEKIKVIKVVRELTGLGLKEAKDLVDGAPKPVKEKVSKEEAEQIKAKLVEVGATVEIK, encoded by the coding sequence ATGACAAAAGAGGAAATCATTCAAGCTATTGAGAATATGACCGTTATTGAATTGGCAGAGCTCGTAAAGGCTTTACAGGACAAATTTGGTGTTACAGCAGCTGCACCGGTAGCTGTAGCTGCAGCCCCTGCAGCCGGTGCTCCGGCAGCTGAAGCTGCACCCGAACAGACAGAATTTGATGTAATCCTTGCAAATCCCGGTGCAGAAAAGATCAAGGTTATCAAAGTAGTAAGGGAGCTTACAGGTCTTGGACTAAAAGAAGCAAAAGATCTCGTAGATGGAGCTCCGAAACCGGTAAAGGAAAAGGTCAGCAAGGAAGAAGCCGAACAAATAAAAGCAAAGCTTGTAGAAGTGGGCGCAACCGTAGAAATAAAGTAA
- the rplJ gene encoding 50S ribosomal protein L10, protein MLTKEQKVQEVEELKKKFSEAKSAILADYKGLNVAEVTELRRRLREQGVEFKVVKNTLAKIATKDMPFNIDEYLEGPTAIAFSYKDPVAAAKLLTEFAKDHKNLELKAAVVEGKAGGKDIVEKLAKMPPREELLAKAVGAIQSPLFGIVWVLQAPLRDLVYTLQAIQEKKAS, encoded by the coding sequence GTGCTGACTAAGGAGCAAAAGGTACAGGAAGTAGAGGAATTGAAAAAGAAATTTTCCGAAGCAAAGTCAGCTATTTTGGCAGACTACAAGGGACTGAATGTAGCCGAAGTCACAGAACTAAGAAGAAGGCTTCGGGAGCAGGGCGTAGAGTTCAAGGTGGTAAAAAACACCCTTGCCAAAATCGCCACGAAGGATATGCCCTTCAATATCGATGAATATTTGGAAGGCCCTACGGCAATAGCTTTTAGCTATAAGGACCCGGTGGCAGCAGCCAAGCTTTTGACAGAATTTGCAAAGGACCATAAGAATCTTGAATTAAAAGCTGCGGTAGTAGAAGGAAAAGCAGGCGGCAAGGATATTGTAGAAAAGCTTGCCAAAATGCCTCCTCGAGAAGAGTTGCTTGCAAAAGCTGTGGGAGCTATACAATCACCGCTCTTTGGTATCGTATGGGTATTGCAGGCACCTCTCAGAGACCTGGTATATACCTTACAGGCTATTCAAGAAAAGAAAGCCTCATGA